CGTGGCGCGGTATGGTGGTTGCAtgttgtgcaagatctggaggtcGCGTGCATCGACGGTTTCAGGTCGGATCCCTCTGGATCCAGCGCTTCGATGTTGGTGGCTAGCGCGGGGTGGTGGCATCCGTCGTTGGCTTCAAGAAGGATCCTCCTGGAACCCGCACCTGGATGTTGGCAGCACCAGTTTGGGTGCTCCATTGGCCTGGCTGGGTTGTTGCTCTGCTCCGGGTGTccttcttgatcttcctcatcaacTGATTTGGAGGGTTGAGCTCCCGTGGCACTTTCATCTTAGTAGGTTTCGGTTGATGGCTAGCTGTCGGATCTGGAGCAGACGGAGGTTCATGGTATAAGAtggggaccggaggaaactttggtcggcTGGTTCGGCCCAGCAGCGGTGACGTCTCTCGACGCTATTACCCTCCTTGGAGGCGAAATTGAGGTACCTCTAATccacccccgacccccgaccccctcCCGACTGAAAGTTCAAAATTCGTCTTGGATTGGGTGGCGGCAGCACCGTGCGCGTCGTAACCTCCATGGAGGAGCTACCTTGGGAGGCTTGGCTATTCGGGGGAGGGTTGCTGTGAGCAGTGGGCTCCACGTGGCAAGGGCTATAGCGGCAGTGATGGTGTGGAGGTTGGCAGCTGGAGTGGTGTCGCATTCACCGCGTCGACGACGGTGGATCTTGGCGGCATGGTGCAGCTGAGTCTCGGCGACAGATACGTCTGGATGGCAGGCCtggcaaggatgatgcggatctcCTTCCTGGAGATGGGTCAACGGTTTGATGTTTGTGGCGGCTTGTAAAACATATGCATGCGGTGAATGATGTAGGTTTGCTGCACCACTGTAGGCTCTTGTTGTGTCATGTGGGCGGATCGGCGGTGACCCGGGTTCTAGATGGTGGGGAGTGAAGGCACTCCGTAGTTttgagtttgtaggtgtgagtaaTTGCTTCTGGTGGTTTGGTGTATGTTTTTGTCAAACTGTTATTGAATAAAATGTCCCCGACAACCCTTTCCAGCCACGTACAGGCTGCCATCACCAACAGAGGATCCTCCTGTCGCTAAAGAATAGATCATGTATGAGCCAATGTATAGATAAATACATAACCTGCATAGGAGAATTTATATTTCTTTTATCAAAAAAGAATGTTTACAGCAAAGCCACGGTGACCAACATACAGCAGATGCTCCAACCAGGATCAAAGCCCGCAATCTATTTGATAACCCCTCAGCCAATTACCAAATATATTAGCAACATCTTGAGGTGGTGATAAGCTAGATGATACCTGAACTATACACCACACGTCTCTAGCAAAATGACATTCGAAGAAAAGATGATGAATTAATTCGTCGTGGCTATGGAAGCTACATTTAGACCTCCCTAGCTAATTTCATTTTAGAATGCCGATCTTGCGCATATACCACAAGAATATCTTCATAAATGTGATTTTTAGTTTCCAAAAGTATATATTTTTAATTGAAATATCGGAACGAGACAACACCTTTATTGTACATGGAGTTGACGGAATATTGATGGTTTTGGTGAAAAATCCATCTAAAGGCGGCCACATAAGTTATTCCATGCAATCAAATTTTGCCCAATCTGAACACGACGAAATGCCTTAGTTTTCAATATATACTAAATATATTTCACTAATTGTATGGACGTTTGCTACATTTAGCACATGGTCTGGAAAAAGTTAGGTGTCGTATTTACATAATTATTTGCAATATATACTCTTTATGTATTAATTTGCTGTTTCTGTCTGACCTATTGAACATACAAAATTACACAGGTACTTCATTGTAATTGATGATTTATGGCTTGCATCCATATGGAATATTATTAGCCGTGCTTTTCCTCGGGGTGATTATTGCAGCAGAATAATATCAACTACACAAATTGATGATGTAGCACTGGCATGCTGTAGTTATGACTCAGGTTATATATATATGATGGAACCTCTTAATGATCACGAATCTAGAAAGTTATTCTTCGGCAGAGTGTTTGGCTCCGAAGATGGCTGTCCAACAGATATCTTAGAAGTTTCAGACATGATTATCAGGAAATGTGGTGGTTTGCCATTAGCAATTGTAGATATAGCCAGTCTGCTAGCATGCGAATCCAGTATCGTATTGGAAAAATGGAAACACGTACATGATTCTTTGCCGTCCACTTCCGAAGGGATGAAAGATTTTCTAAACCTAATCTGCAATAGCCTTCCACACCTTATCTACAGCAGTCTTCCACCTCGGTTGAGGACATGCTTGTTATATCTCAGCATGTATCCACAGGGCTGCGTGATCAAGAAGGATGAGTTGGTGAAGCTCTGGGTAGCTGAAGGTTTTCTCAGTGTTGTGGGAGGGCGAGACACACAAGATATTGCCGAGGGTTATTTTGCTGAGCTTGTGAGCAGAGGAATAGTCCAAGTCGTGGATACCAGTAATAACGGCGAGGTGTTTTCGTGTACAGTTCACCAGACGGTACTGGATTATATTAGGCACAAATCCATGGAGAAGAATTTCGTCATCACCGTGGACTATTTTCAATCAACTGTAGCACTTTCTGACAAAGTTCGCCGCTTGTCGGTCCAGTTTGGAGGGGTAAAAAGCGCATACATACCGGAAACCATTGTAACATCCCAAGTTCGATCACTTATATTTTGGGGTTTCTTCGAGTGTGTACCTTCTTCCATAAAGGATTATGGACTTCTTCGAGTTCTGATTCTTCATATTTGGGCTGACGAAGACAACGAGAGTTTTGACCTCACTGGAATCGGGGAGCTATTTCTTCTCAAGTATCTCAAGATTGAATGTAATATCACTGTCGAACTTCCAGACAAGATTCAAGGGCTGCAACACTTGGAAACACTGGAAGTATATGCAAAAGTAGTTGCTGCTCCTTCAGATATTGGTAATATGAAGAGATTACTGCACCTCTGCCTTCCGAGCGAGTATATTCAGCCCAGTGTAGTTGCCCGCATGACATCTCTTCGCGCACTCAGATATATTGATCTCAGCAGGTGCTCGGTAGAGGATGTTTTACATCTTGGAGAGCTGACCAATCTCCAGGATCTTCAGCTCACCGGTTCTACGGTACAGCCAGCAGAAAATCCGGAAAGGAATGTGCAATTACTAGGCTCGATTCTCGAGAAACTCAGTGTCTTGCAGTCCGTAACTCTGGTACCAGCCGCTTCAGGCTCCTCTTGTGTACATATTCCCCAGGATGGCTTCAGCATGGCGTCTCCTTCTACTCGGGAACTGCTTCTTCGGAGGATCGAGCTGTCATGGCGCTGTTGCATCTTCTTCAGCCTACCTGAGTGGTTTGGGGAGCTCAGAAGACTCTGCATTCTTAAGATTGCAATTAGGAGGCTATCGATGAATGATACTGATATGCTAAAAGGACTTCCTGCCCTCACTGCTCTAACCCTGTATATCCAGACAGCCCCTGCAGACAGGATCGTCATCAAGAAGGAGGGATTCAAAGTACTCACGTACTTCAAGTTCATCTGTGCTGCACCATGTGTGTCCTTTGTTCCAGGAGCAATGCCCAAAGTCCAAAAGCTCAAGCTAGGCTTTAATTCAAACAGAATGAAGCAACATAGCTTTCGAATGGCTGGCTTACGTTTCTTGAGAGGCCTTACAGAGTTTTCTGTAAAATTTGGGGTTGAGGATGATGAAAAATTCGACATAAAAGCTGCCGAGTCTGTAATGGAGGCTGCCATATGGAATCCCCCAAACACTCCAATAATGAGAGTACGATGTGTTGATGTGATTTTTTGCGCCGAGGAGGATAAGAGTACAGCGACTGAAGAAATAGAGGAAAAGCTGGAAGGCAAGAAAAAGGAGGATATTGAACCTCACCTTCCTATCCCAGTCACAGATTTTCTTCCCGATCAGTTCTCGGATTCTTCAATGGCCAAGATTAATACATACAAAAATCCCAGCCAATTGGATTACACTAAAATCCAAACAGATCCAATGGGATACCCAAGCATAGGCTTACAGAAGAGGGAACGTTCGGAGGAAAAGCGACATGAAATTgaggaaagcaagaaaaagaagatGAAACATTCGGTGGAACATGCGAACAAGCCATTACTCGATAGCAGGTACGTGTTTTTCTTCTTAGATTAAACCTGCCTTTCTTATAATCCTCTCTCCATTATCGTGCCCATCTGTTCACCATTTCCCCTTCAATCTTACCAGATATGCGACAACAGATCGTGTCCACGTCGTGACGGGCACCATGGGCTCCCTCCTCCCCAAGCTGCTCGAGCTCCTCAAGGACGAATACAACCTGGAGGCCAAAGTCAAGGCCAGTGTCGAGTCCCTCCACTTGAAGCTGGAGCGCCTGCAAGCTTGCCTCTCGGGGTTGGCAAGGCTGGAGCCCAAGCGGCTGGATGAGAGCCTCAACGGTTGGGCCAGGGCTGTAAGGGACTTCTCTTATGATGCGGAGGATGCCGTCGATTCCTTACCCTTGCGCATCGAGGGTTCTCGGCGACTCATTACGTGGGTCACTGGATGGTTAAGTAGAAAGAAGGCTCACAAAGAGATCGCCGACACGATCAATGGCATCAAGAAAAAGGCCTGGGATTTGTCCACTCTCTATCAAAGGTGCTTGGAAACTGCGCATCCAAATTCCGCAACTAGCAATTACCCTCGCTTATTTGCTACGTATGCAAATCCGACAGAGTTGGTTGGTATCGAAGTTCCAAGGGACGAGGTGATATGGAAGCTGACACGTGGAACTGGTGGTGTGTTCGGGCAGCCGAAGATAGTCTCCATTGTTGGAATGGGAGGATTGGGGAAGACAACTCTTGCTAAAGCAGTGTATGACAAGATTCAAGTGCAATACGATTACAAGGCTTTCGTTCCGATGTCTAGGGATCCTGACATAAGGAAGGTTTACATGGACATCCTACTTCTAGTTGACAAGCAATCGTCTATGGGTCCCAGTTTGGCAAAATTGGGTGCAGGAGATCTTCGGTACAAAGTCAGGAGACTACTTGCGGACAAGAGGTATATATATGCATCCACCTTTTATACTCAAGTTCACGCAATTTAGCTCCACAGCGAGTACAATCGTCGTGAAGAGATATAAATTTGCAAGTATCATTTAATACTAGAGGGATATGCGCGCTTCGCTGCGCCGTTTTTCACTGGTTTGATATAATGTTTTTTTTTCTGCCTTTGTGCCGTTGCAATTAGCTGCTTCGTTTCACCCAAGTCTATCCTTAATCAGGCACTGCGATGCATTATTTCAGCATGAGGCAAGTAATAGGTGCTAGAAATAATTATAACATAAAAATTATGGCAATATATACAGCGGGCAAAAATCCATATATACGGCTGCGCTAATACGTGGAACACATTTGCAAGATAAATATAGTGGACAAATCACCAGCAGTAGGCAAGGAACACGTCCGAAATAAATGTAGCAAACAAACACAATACAGCTAATCACTTTGTCCATTAGAATATTGTGCCAACTGCCTTGGAATTTCTATCTTTGGTAAGCTTGACCCAAATGATCGATTGGCAGCATCAATGCCCTACCTACCTACGCATTTGATGCCACAAAGAACTTAGGACAATTAAAGGAATGACatataacatactccctccgttccaaaataagttgtactaagcttgagatcttattttggaacggaaggagtatttAACAGGAGAGGAGATTCAGAACCTAACGACAAAAGCTAACTCATTGAATCATCAAAAGTTAAACAGTAGAAGGATTACACAACTAACATTTTTGTGTGAGCACATGATGGTGGCAACCATCACATCCATCTTTTATAGTGTGAATGTGTAGGGCGTGCAAAAACGTCCGGTCATCTTTAACTGCAAGAGAAAAGTAAATTCAAATGGAAACAAAAGGATAATAAGCCTTCTCTAATAAAATTATACATTAAAGCACAACACAACAAAATACTACTACATAAAACAGGAGTGATTGTGAAATGAACCTCTAATTAGTGCCTACTTCCAAGTCCCACGCTTATATTTAaaagcattgttggatgaagccttAATGAAGTTGGGAGGAAATTGAGGTACTTCCTCTATTCAcctttataagaccttgaagatatttcagacaatgtgcaaaacaacctattttgagttgtctgaaatgacttacaaaagtgaacggagggagtactatttccCGGAAGTGGCATTTTTGGTGCTTAAAAACTGATGTTGCACAAGTGCACATTGCTCAAATGTTACTGTATATATGGATTACCACAGGTAATCACCATATGCTTCAGGTATTGAACAACTAAAAATGAATTAGCAAGGGATGGCATGGCCGCCTGAATGACAAATTCAAGTATTTGTCTATTTCACACAACACGACGTAAACCTGAGATGATCTTCAAGGTCTAGTAGCTACGAAGGTTATGTATTGTCTCTCAGACTTAATCAAGCTACTTGCAAACCTAGACCCAAGAAGTAAGCATGTCTGGACAAGTATATGGATTCGAAAGATACGGCAGAAGGAAAAGTATGTAAACCAGTCCACGATGGAGGGAGTAGTGGGAGTAGGGAAGCTGCGTCTTGATGCAACTCAGCTGGTTCGCCTTCACAGCCAGCGGATTCTTCTGTAATTGCTAAACTGTCCACCGTTAACCCCTACCTCGCCCCCAAGCATGAGAAGGCAACCGACCCAAACACCTCGACGGACCAGAAGCCTCGAATTCGACAGAGCTTGGTAACCTAACAGATTCAGAAATCACAATGGGCCTATAAAACAGAGTCCACATCTACATAGAGGTTTTTTGAACTGGGAGATTAATCGACAAAATGCAAATAGAAAGTGTGTGCGAACATGTGTATTCAGTAAAATGGTAACTTTACTGCAGCTTAAATAGGTACCAAAACTCTATGCTAACTATTAGCCCAAAAACTGGTTCAAAGTTTACGAAACAGTAGCATATCTTATTAGTAGCAACATACTCTAGCTCCTACTTCAAACTGAGATGATCTTGATATAATTGCAGCCTAGAACGAATAATTTACAATGACTAAAGTAAGTAACACGGGTGTAGAAACTATCATAGAAAATACTCCTtgtaacttaatataagacgttttttgacattgTCATAGACTCTAAAAATGGAACATCATTAAACCTATCCCTGCAAGAATGCCACTTCTGCTCTATGTAATTTGAAAAATCAATAGTAGTTCAATGATGTTATTATCCTTGTAACTTGTGCTCTCTTCAATCTTTTTTGTCCATGAGCTCATGTTGCAGTGCTAAAAATAGTTGATGACAAGAAATACTACtacctgcttcttcctccttgagACAGTGATAGGCACAAAAGGGTGTAGCCACTCGCCTATTCGTGCTTAATAGGCTCCACAATGAGGAGGTGTCCCATTCACAGGTTTAATTTTTTTATCTGCTGAAAATAATCAAACCAGACAAAAGACCTGAATCATTGGAAAATTTAAACATGCAGCATACAGAAATCATCCTGACAAAAGTGAAATTACCTAATACATCCAGAGAGCTAACAGAAGTAAAAATTTAAATTACCTATTTCTCTAAAATGGCTGACTCAAACACGAAAACGCACAAACCAGAACTGCCAACAAATTAGACATTAGGTAAAGGAATAAAGGATGATGATCTAGAGAGGAAACAATGAACAAAAATGGACCCACTTGCAATGCCCAAATCGAAGAACTCTGATTGACATAGCAGCAACCCGTGCAACCCCGACCTCTAGGGCAGAGAGGAAGCACATGGCGCAGCTGAAGTGATCCTTGGTGGCAGGGCCGTGAAGGAGATGGGGACAGAGTTGGCTGTCCTACCACTACTCCAGTCGGCCATCGTTAGTGTGGCgtacggggacggggacgggccagCAGGAGTCCGAGCAACGGAGTGGATAGAGGACAAGGGAACCTCGAGGTGGCCGGTGGATTGCGTCATGAATCTCGGCGGGGGAACAACAGGCAAGGAGTGGCCGTAAGGATATCCGCGGTGCCAACCGAAGCTAGGTTGGCGGCGGCCGCAAACCCTAGGTGGCGCTCGAAAGTAGAAGGACAACCACAGCGCTGTAATTCATGGgagcttaggctagtcatagtggggagtatcataaaATAATATCATAGacgatcatatttattgccatgcatgacataaagtagcacagcatttaacatgatacggtatctacctatgttactctaaccctctctctctctctctctcttctttaattgtgtgccacgtaagcatgtttgctagtcccaagtgtATGTTACCAGTTATGTTaccccccactatggccagccttagaaACTGTAGTGATGAGTACTACATTTACCACACGTGGCTAGAGAGTAAAGGACACAATGCAACATGACATGTAGGCATGCAAGATGCAACTACCCACAAGCCTCGTGAACATAGAAACGTCGATCTGAGACAAAAGAAGTTACTCCATCCATTCGGGTTTGCAAGGCTCATCTCAAAAAAGGAGAAATTCAGATATACAAGTCTACTCTCGCATCTCCGAACCTTAGCACTAATCGCGAGCCAACACATGCAATTGTTGCAATAAAAATCATGCATGTAACAGTTGCATTTAAAAAACACATGCTATGTAGATGATCCAAAAACGAGAGCATGCAAGGCCATGATAGGCTGGTTTGTATGGGAGTTATGGGATCTAATACTGCATAGTTAAATGCTTAATAAGGAACAATAATTAGAGGATTTGCATGGTGGAATATTCCTTGGTAGTATGTGTTATTTTCCAAATGAGCCTCCCTTCTTTCCGGTTTAAAGGGCCCAATTCAAAAATCTCCTCAACCAaagtagatggtgagtggtggaataaatTTTATAGTTTGCAAAAGAAGTCAATTAGTGCACttatttttttctcaaaaaattgtGTTTACCGATACATCGGCAGATGTTGGGTGATGCAATAAATTTCATAGTTTGCAAAATAACTCAATTAGTGCATTTGTAAGAATTAGTGCTTGAAAGTAATCTAATTAAGCCCATTACATCTAGAAGTTTCATGGTAGGCCGAGCCAGCAGATAGTTTGTGCATGAGACCTTCTATACTTTTTCTGTGATATTACATAGTTACAATTACTTATGTTTATAAATCAATTGGTCAATTGGAAATATTTTTCAACCAACAAAATCAAGAGTAATCATTTTTCATTGGTCATGGGTGAGGGTGACCGAGCATAATTAGTGAAACAAACTGAGTAGTGAGtaaagccttcttcttcttcttctattttctGCGGAGGAGTCAGTAACGCCTTGATGGTAGTAATACGGCAAATTTAGCCATGCCTGCACTATTGATTATGTGTGCAGTCGCAGAAGATGCAAATAGATATAGACCGAGCTAGCCTATAGTTCGTGCATGAGATGAGAGACCGTTTGTGTGCAGTAGTATATATAGTTACGTGAAAATATACAGTTTGTATTATGAACTGGTCGACTGCCAATATATTGCAATCAAGAAAACAAAGAGTAATTGTTTTTGCTTGGTAGAAAAAAGTTCATTTTATTAGCCTGAAGAAAAAGGCTGGTTTGCATAACCACTGGATAATTATTATTTTTCTGCTCCCTTAACACTCTCGATCTATCCAATACGGTTCAGAAATCGTCCTGCGTGGGTTTGCTGACGTGGACATGGTCAAAGCGGTATTTGACCTATGGGTGGGTCCCTCTCGTCAGGTGAGATGTGAACTGATCTCTCGTCCTACATAAGTTAAATCCCCTGGCGGTCCGACCATGAACGTGTGGTGCAGCGGCTCGCCGGAGACGGAGCCAACAGGCGTGTGCGCGACCCTGACGCCGGCATCCCTCCACCACCTACTCCCGGTTTGCAAATGTGTTGGTACTGATGGGCTCCGATATAAATGGATAGGCTCTAGTGTCCGACAGCGGCGCGTATAAATGGATAGGCTCTAGTGTCCGACAGCGGCGCGTTGCCGCATAGTAGGGGCAACCGGGCAATGGAGGGGCATCCCTTCGAGTGGAGTCGAGCCGGCGGCCGGTCGAGGCGGAAGCAGAGGCAAACATAGGTGACACGAATCCGGTGGAGCGACGTCGATCTGGAGCAGTGGAGGTCAATTTGCAAGTAGATCGTGGTGACGGTGCGGCGTGGTTCTTTGTGCGAGATTGGGTGCCGTGCAGGTCGAGATTGGGACCTTGACCAGGCAGAATCCACTGAAGGTTAGCAGTGACATGGACAGTAGACGTCATCAGCAACTGTGAGAAAGAAACGACGGTGACGGGAGGTGGGATCAGCATCAGCAGCCAAAAAAGAGATCACGGTGGCCCGACAGGGGATCACATCCTCACCTGATGAGAGGGACCCGCAGGTCAAATACCGCTTTGACCACGCGCACGTCAACAAAACCACCCGAGCAAGCCCACTCAGGACGATTTATGAACGGTATTTCATAGATCATGGGATTAAGAGAGCAGAAAAAATGATTAGGGGTTATGTGAACCTGCTATTTtcttcagggtagtaaaatggacttttttctccTTGGTATGTGTGGATGGTAACTGAGAATAATTAGTGAAGCTAAGTGAGTAGTCAGTAACCTTCACTAGCGATTATGTGTCTTGTCGTAGAGGAAAGAAATAGATACAACTTATCCTAAATATTAAACCAAAATTTTGTTAGAGTTGATAAGTTGT
This region of Triticum aestivum cultivar Chinese Spring chromosome 2D, IWGSC CS RefSeq v2.1, whole genome shotgun sequence genomic DNA includes:
- the LOC123050852 gene encoding uncharacterized protein; its protein translation is MQDPVNVWLGPVGPLLRKLHSLTASGQSLPDGLSADEIHLLRDGLKKLCAPLQDMSEDEVDASVMARWWMKIVRELCYDTEDHLDEVIGAGAHLDFSEFLDRVKDASKRGERFQWWTIKPGDVDRRDAGVSRLTSSELPFPICGHSCTVGVAEPPKKLVDLLALDDDDKQTLKVISISGCAGVGKTTVARTLYHKHAGKFQCRAFVTVSQNPDTRGFLASMLSQLKAPRPHGFLDVPDLIDAISKHLEGKRYFIVIDDLWLASIWNIISRAFPRGDYCSRIISTTQIDDVALACCSYDSGYIYMMEPLNDHESRKLFFGRVFGSEDGCPTDILEVSDMIIRKCGGLPLAIVDIASLLACESSIVLEKWKHVHDSLPSTSEGMKDFLNLICNSLPHLIYSSLPPRLRTCLLYLSMYPQGCVIKKDELVKLWVAEGFLSVVGGRDTQDIAEGYFAELVSRGIVQVVDTSNNGEVFSCTVHQTVLDYIRHKSMEKNFVITVDYFQSTVALSDKVRRLSVQFGGVKSAYIPETIVTSQVRSLIFWGFFECVPSSIKDYGLLRVLILHIWADEDNESFDLTGIGELFLLKYLKIECNITVELPDKIQGLQHLETLEVYAKVVAAPSDIGNMKRLLHLCLPSEYIQPSVVARMTSLRALRYIDLSRCSVEDVLHLGELTNLQDLQLTGSTVQPAENPERNVQLLGSILEKLSVLQSVTLVPAASGSSCVHIPQDGFSMASPSTRELLLRRIELSWRCCIFFSLPEWFGELRRLCILKIAIRRLSMNDTDMLKGLPALTALTLYIQTAPADRIVIKKEGFKVLTYFKFICAAPCVSFVPGAMPKVQKLKLGFNSNRMKQHSFRMAGLRFLRGLTEFSVKFGVEDDEKFDIKAAESVMEAAIWNPPNTPIMRVRCVDVIFCAEEDKSTATEEIEEKLEGKKKEDIEPHLPIPVTDFLPDQFSDSSMAKINTYKNPSQLDYTKIQTDPMGYPSIGLQKRERSEEKRHEIEESKKKKMKHSVEHANKPLLDSRYATTDRVHVVTGTMGSLLPKLLELLKDEYNLEAKVKASVESLHLKLERLQACLSGLARLEPKRLDESLNGWARAVRDFSYDAEDAVDSLPLRIEGSRRLITWVTGWLSRKKAHKEIADTINGIKKKAWDLSTLYQRCLETAHPNSATSNYPRLFATYANPTELVGIEVPRDEVIWKLTRGTGGVFGQPKIVSIVGMGGLGKTTLAKAVYDKIQVQYDYKAFVPMSRDPDIRKVYMDILLLVDKQSSMGPSLAKLGAGDLRYKVRRLLADKRYLIVIDDIWNEYSWKEINYVLMNGKAESRVITTTRNHAVANMADDVYRLKPLSHLHSKELLNRRLFDGKDNVPSDVPEVSEKILSKCGGIPLAIIEMASFLYMKPRVHWSKVYDNVGYESDVGGNADVWKATREVLSSSYYDMPDFLRACLWHLHIFPEDCLIKKETLIWKWAAEGLIDEEPGKGLSELGELCFQELINRNLVMSVEDDSHCGKVIGCRVHYLVLDMICSLSTQENFVTVLDGSKQQLPVASKTRRLAVQKRVAEQGDPLTNIRPENLRSFNTMGCHFSTDLSLSCFERLRVVAIEECTFNEGESYNLKYLGRLLQLRYLGLYNTRIDELPQDIGDLRFLQTLDLRGTRVKELPGRVARLRQLKCLRADEGTAVPDWMGNLTSLEELLLGEVGKSVNFVNELSKLTELRKLEIRTEKLDKNQSKALVQSMRNLEKIQVLRLTMRYWWPSLGELNWGDFDPPRQLRELHLMSIASSQPPAWINAYRVPVLSHLYVNVMALKDQDLENLGRLPELISLELLTPSNISPTIKGDRAFPKLRCFHTSTSFSFSEGTMRSLELFHFKVDISALKDANVNFHEGFVASTMKNLPSLQKVKAEISFTGDVKAIHEALKRAVDEHPNSPSLHVKTNQVATAQKRLL